In Solanum stenotomum isolate F172 unplaced genomic scaffold, ASM1918654v1 scaffold18203, whole genome shotgun sequence, the following proteins share a genomic window:
- the LOC125850614 gene encoding probable phosphopantothenoylcysteine decarboxylase, with amino-acid sequence MEPITPVQVNYASRKPRILLAASGSVAAIKFSNLCQCFSEWAEVKAVATKASLPFIDAGSFPRNVDLYTDDDEWSVWKKVGDGVLHIELRRWADIMVIAPLSANTLGKIAGGLCDNLLTCIVRAWDYKKPFFVAPAMNSFMWYNPFTERHLMTIDELGISLIPPVSKRLPSGDYVNGAMEEPSFIFSTIRLFVKSRSQSGGSGTIS; translated from the exons ATGGAGCCTATAACTCCAGTTCAAGTTAACTATGCTTCACGTAAACCTCGGATTCTGCTAGCTGCAAGTGGAAGTGTGGCAGCtatcaaattttcaaatctaTGTCAATGCTTTTCTGAATGGGCAGAAGTCAAAGCAGTTGCAACAAAAGCTTCTCTTCCATTCATAGACGCAGGGTCATTTCCAAGAAACGTCGACCTTTATACAGATGATGATGAATGGTCCGTTTGGAAGAAGGTGGGTGATGGTGTGCTACACATTGAGCTCCGTAGGTGGGCTGATATCATGGTTATTGCCCCTTTATCAGCAAATACGCTTGGAAAG ATTGCTGGTGGATTGTGTGATAACTTGCTGACCTGCATTGTGCGAGCGTGGGACTATAAGAAACCCTTTTTTGTGGCACCAGCCATGAATTCATTTATGTGGTATAACCCATTCACAGAACGTCACCTTATGACAATTGACGAGCTTGGTATCTCTCTTATACCACCAGTATCAAAGAGGCTTCCCTCTGGAGATTATGTAAATGGAGCCATGGAAGAACCTTCCTTCATCTTCTCAACTATAAGACTCTTTGTAAAGTCCCGATCACAATCAGGGGGGAGTGGAACCATATCATGA
- the LOC125850611 gene encoding auxin-responsive protein SAUR21-like, with protein MAIKMSPFIQANRFLRRSSTSGGIRKGHCAVYVRESQKKRLIGSYGGLQHLEVFPRGKGHCAVYVGESQKKRFVMPVSYLSQPLFQDLLAKSEEEFGFDHPMDGLTIPCKQDVFVDLTSRLRRSSVAS; from the exons ATGGCAATCAAAATGAGTCCGTTTATTCAGGCTAATCGGTTCTTACGGAGGTCTTCAACATCTGGAGGTATTCGCAAGGGTCATTGTGCAGTATATGTAAGAGAGAGCCAGAAGAAGAG GCTAATCGGTTCTTACGGAGGTCTTCAACATCTGGAGGTATTCCCAAGGGGCAAGGGTCATTGTGCAGTATATGTAGGAGAGAGCCAGAAGAAGAGATTCGTCATGCCAGTATCATACTTAAGCCAGCCTTTATTTCAAGACTTGTTAGCTAAATCTGAAGAAGAGTTCGGCTTTGATCACCCAATGGATGGCCTTACAATACCTTGCAAACAGGATGTGTTCGTTGATCTTACTTCCCGTTTAAGAAGATCATCAGTGGCATCATAG
- the LOC125850609 gene encoding RING-H2 finger protein ATL11-like — protein sequence MSNSYYDQCSQYTSVYRRSVGITTRLSPYDRSSSVYRLGARITTRQSTFVLGLQATITPHNYQSVPHNVGITIANVSSRDLVERLLRRQDVEDNLNGGSSQNWGDSQAASELFDDQEEDAIFFGYFKTRIHRVVEGVNNQTETKEICTICQAEFEHEESIGTLKCGHEYHTGCIKQWLLRKKDCPMCRASVLP from the coding sequence ATGAGTAACTCTTATTATGATCAATGTTCGCAATATACGTCTGTCTATAGGCGTAGTGTTGGAATTACAACTAGGCTATCCCCCTATGATCGTTCTTCGTCTGTATATCGGCTTGGTGCTAGAATAACAACTAGGCAATCCACCTTCGTTTTGGGATTACAAGCCACAATTACTCCACACAACTATCAATCGGTGCCTCATAATGTCGGGATTACAATAGCTAACGTGAGTAGTCGTGATTTAGTGGAAAGACTCTTAAGGCGGCAGGATGTAGAAGACAATTTGAATGGCGGATCATCACAAAATTGGGGCGATTCTCAAGCAGCAAGTGAACTGTTTGATGATCAAGAGGAGGATGCTATATTCTTCGGGTATTTTAAAACAAGAATTCATCGTGTTGTTGAAGGAGTAAATAATCAGACAGAAACTAAAGAGATTTGTACCATATGTCAAGCGGAATTTGAGCATGAAGAGTCCATTGGGACACTGAAGTGCGGACACGAATATCATACAGGCTGCATCAAACAATGGTTGCTGAGGAAAAAAGATTGTCCCATGTGTCGAGCTTCTGTTTTGCCCtga
- the LOC125850616 gene encoding xyloglucan-specific galacturonosyltransferase 1-like — protein MTTSFSKKKTKLYKNEPFRLAKLVFLIPITIIILLLIFLWSSSSTIISGNIIHLCFQSRKLNDLYCISAGTHPNLEAPSSFSSNVTTSAEKIVDDLQQKSTRLGIPIPPRYHAFRNGMVKSDEELLVAYNQVEDQLEMHRSWTSTSQNHNATLCDGRGIYVYELPTKFNKDLVSQCADMVPWVDLCDYFSNDAMGEAVQKLGKGWYQTHQYSLELIFHSRVMNHPCRVQNISEAELFYVPFYAGLDVLRWHFKNVTNDVKDSLGLELVKWLESQPTWFKRSGKDHIFVLGKISWDFRRRYSNSNWGSRFLELNEMQNPVKLLIERQPWHLNDIGIPHPTFFHPQSDNDITKWQLKLLNESRKSLISFAGAARPDAPESIRSILINQCTSTSECKFMNCSSGSCAQPESIIELFIESEFCLQPPGDSPTRKSVFDSLISGCIPVIFDPFTAYYQYPWHLPEDYKKYSVFIDQEDVRNMKVNVVDRLMKIPAGEKQNMRRYIIYELLPGLVYGDPKSKLEKFQDAFSITMNNLFERLTRLEL, from the exons atGACTACTTCTTTTTCCAAGAAAAAAACTAAGCTTTACAAAAATGAACCTTTTAGGTTAGCTAAACTTGTATTTCTCATACCTATCACAATCATCATCTTGCTTCTCATATTCTTATGGTCATCATCGTCCACCATTATCTCTGGTAACATCATCCATCTCTGCTTCCAATCGCGTAAACTCAATGATCTTTATTGCATTTCTGCAGGCACACATCCGAATCTTGAAGCCCCGAGTTCCTTTTCATCAAATGTTACTACTAGTGCAGAGAAAATTGTTGATGACTTGCAACAAAAATCAACACGTCTTGGTATACCTATCCCTCCAAGGTACCATGCCTTTAGAAATGGCATGGTTAAGAGTGATGAGGAGTTGCTTGTTGCTTATAACCAGGTTGAGGATCAATTAGAAATGCATCGATCATGGACATCAACGAGCCAAAATCATAATGCAACGTTATGTGATGGCAGGGGAATTTATGTGTACGAGTTGCCAACAAAGTTTAACAAGGATTTGGTGTCTCAGTGTGCTGATATGGTTCCGTGGGTCGATTTATGTGATTATTTCAGCAATGATGCAATGGGTGAAGCAGTACAAAAGCTAGGAAAAGGATGGTATCAAACTCATCAATATTCATTGGAGTTGATATTTCATTCAAGAGTTATGAATCATCCTTGTAGAGTACAGAACATAAGTGAAGCAGAGCTTTTTTATGTGCCTTTCTATGCTGGACTTGATGTATTGAGATGGCATTTCAAGAATGTAACAAATGATGTCAAGGACTCTTTGGGACTAGAACTTGTCAAATGGCTCGAGTCGCAACCAACTTGGTTTAAAAGATCAG GTAAAGATCATATCTTTGTTCTTGGGAAAATATCTTGGGATTTCAGAAGAAGATATAGCAACTCGAATTGGGGAAGTAGGTTCTTGGAGCTAAACGAAATGCAGAATCCGGTGAAGCTATTGATAGAACGACAACCATGGCACCTCAACGACATAGGAATACCTCATCCAACTTTTTTCCATCCACAATCAGACAATGACATAACAAAATGGCAGCTAAAACTCCTCAACGAAAGTCGAAAAAGCCTCATAAGCTTTGCTGGTGCAGCAAGGCCTGATGCACCAGAAAGCATTAGGTCAATATTGATCAACCAATGCACTTCAACTAGTGAATGCAAATTCATGAATTGTAGTTCAGGTTCATGTGCTCAACCCGAGTCCATCATCGAGTTGTTCATTGAATCAGAATTCTGTTTACAGCCTCCGGGCGATAGCCCTACAAGAAAATCAGTATTTGATTCTCTTATATCAGGTTGTATTCCAGTAATATTTGATCCATTTACAGCATACTATCAATATCCTTGGCATTTACCAGAAGATTACAAAAAATATTCTGTTTTTATTGATCAAGAAGATGTGAGAAACATGAAAGTTAATGTTGTGGACAGGCTAATGAAAATTCCTGCAGGGGAAAAACAGAACATGAGAAGAtatataatttatgaattgttgCCTGGATTGGTGTATGGAGATCCAAAATCCAAGCTGGAGAAATTTCAAGATGCATTTTCTATAACTATGAATAATCTATTTGAAAGGTTGACTAGATTGGAACtatga